The genome window GCGTCAGGAATGCGCGGGCGCGTCGGCCAGAAGACGGTCGGCGGCGGCGCGCGCCTCGTCGGTGATCGTCGCACCGGCGAGCATGCGGGCGATCTCCTCGCGGCGATGCTCGACGTCGATCCGCCGCACGCGAGTCGCGACCCGCTCCTCGTCCGTGTCTTCCTTCATGATCAGAAAATGACCGCCGGCCCGCGCCGCGACCTGCGGTGCATGGGTGACAGTCAGGACCTGAACGTTTCCGGCCAATCGCGCCAGCCGGTTGCCGATCGCCTCCGCCACGGCGCCCCCGACACCTGTGTCGATCTCGTCGAACACCAGTGTCGGCGCCGATCCCTTGTCCGCCAGCGACACCTTGAGCGCCAGCAGGAAACGGGACAATTCGCCGCCCGACGCCACCTTCATCATCGGCCCGGGCCTGGTGCCGGGGTTGGTCTGCACCCAGAACTCGATCTGGTCGATGCCGTCGCGGGTGCGCTCGACAGGACTGCTTTCCAGATTGACGATGAAACGGGCCCGGTCGAGCTTCAGATCCGGCAATTCGGCCCCGACCGCCGCCTCGAGGCCGGCCGCGGCCGCCTTGCGCTTTTCCGACAGGGCGGCGGCGCGCTCGTCATAGACGGTCAACGCGGCGCGCGCGGCATCGGCAAGACCGGCCAAAGCCTCCTCACCCGCATCAAGCGCGGCAAGGTCCGCATCGAACCGCGCCCGCACCCCCGGCAGTTCCTCCACCGGCACCTGATATTTTCGCGAGGCGGCGCGCAGCGCAAAAAGCCGCTCTTCCGTCGTCTCAAGCGTCCTGGGATCGAACTCCGTTTCGCGCAGCGAGGCCTCCAGCCCGGCACGCGCATCTTCCAGCCTGTCGAGCGCTTCCGCCAGATTGGCGGTGGGGGCTGTCAGGAGATCCGGCACCTGTTCCACCTTGCGCTCCAATCGGCGCCAGAGCGACGCAATCTCTCCGATCGGCGAGGCATTGCCGTTGAGAAGATCGAATGCCTCGCCGAGATCGCCGGCGATCTTTTCCACCTGCATCATCGACTGGCGCCTGGCGGCCAGTTCTTCTTCCTCGCCATCGCGGGGGTCGAGCGTGGCCAGTTCCGCCGCCGCCGCACGCAGATAGTCGGCCTCGCGGCGCGCCGCCTCGATACGCTCTTCCTGATCCTTCAACGCCTTGTCGGCCTTGCGCATCACCGAGAAGGCCTCGCTGACCCCGGCGACCTCGGCCGAACATTCCGCGAAGGAATCGAGCAGACGGCGATGCTCGGCCGGATCGATATAGGCGCGCGCCTCGTTCTGGCCGTGGATCTCCACAAGCTGGCCGCCGACCTGGCGTAGCAGCGACACGCTCACCGGCGCATCGTTGATAAACGCACGGCTGCGCCCGTCCTGGGCCTGGACACGGCGCAGGATCACGTCGCCGTCGGCCTCCAGATCATGGGAAAGAAGAATTCTGCGGACGGGATGCGCCATCGGCACATCGAAAGCGGCGGTGACCTGCCCCTGCGCCTGACCGTGGCGCACGAGGCCCGCATCGCCGCGTCCACCGAGCGCCAGACTGAGCGAGTCGAGCAAAATGGACTTGCCCGCACCCGTCTCACCGGTCAGCACGGACATGCCCGTCCCGAACGTGAGGTCGAGCCGGTCGATCAAAACGATATCTCGGATGGCAAGCGCGGCAAGCATGCGTGCAAAGACCGGATCGTTTGAGGCGCGCAGCACAAAAGCGCGCTGCGGCACGGAAGAAGAATGCGAGGTCGGGCGAAAACGCCTCCCTACAGGGAAATACCGCCGAACGCCCGGCTGATCCAGCTGCCCGAATCCGCTTCCGGAGAATAGCCGCCGGTCTTCAGCAGACTGTAGGCGTCCCTGTACCACTGGCTGTCCGGGAAATTGTGCCCGAGAACGGCCGCCGCCGTCTGCGCCTCGTTGATGACGCCAAGCGCATAATAGCTCTCGGTCAGCCGGAACAGGGCTTCCTCGATGTGGCGGGTCGTCTGGTAATCGGTGACTACCACCTTGAAGCGGTTGATCGCCGCGATCTGGTGGCCACGCTTCAGATAGTAGCGTCCGACCTCCATCTCCTTGCCGGCCATCTGGTCCCGCGAGATACGGATCTTGGTACGCGCGTCTTCCGCATATTCGGAATCCGGGTAGCGCTGCACCAGTTCGCCGTAGGCGGCCATGGCGCGCTGCGTCATCTCCTGATCCCGCGTCACGTCCGGGATCTGCTTGTGATAGGACTGACCGATGATGTAGAGCGCATAGGCACTGTCATCGCTGCCGGGATAAAGCGTCGTGAAGCGTTTGGCCGCCGTGATCGCCTCTGTGAACTTGCCACTGGAATAGTTGAGATAGGCGAGATTGATCAGCGCTTTACGTGAGTACTCGGAGTACGGGTGGAGCTTGTCCACTTCCTCGAACTTGACCCGCGCATCGCTCAGGCGGCCTTCGTTGCGCAGCGCCAGCCCCTCGTTGTAGAGCACCTCCGCCGGCGTGTCGTTGGTCGCGAAGTCGTCGTCGGACCCGGTTGACGAGCAGGCTGCGAGCGACAGGCTCGCGACCGCGAGCGCGGCGGCGATGGACCGGCGCATGCGGCGCGTCGGCGCGGTGGAATTGGGCAGAGCCGCCTTCACGTTTTCACTCTCCTTGACACGTCATATCACGCGGGCGCATCCGGCACTGTCGATCCCCCGGCCTTGCACGGCCACGAGACAGCCAAGACCCGGCAACGATATCATACAACTGCACTCGCAGGCGCAAGACGACAGGTGCGAGACCGTGTTGTAACGGATAACACCCTGTCGCGTCACGTCATGTGCGTGCAATTTGTCGCTTTTTTGTGGCCGAAGCTCTTAAGGGACGGATGGCGAGGTCGCGCGTGCGGCGACACGGCATGCCTAGGAGGCGGACTGACCAACCGCCATCAACGGGCGAAGCTCGCCGCCGGAAACCAGCGCAGGCTCGCGGTCGAACCGGCCCTCGACGATCTCGAACGCATCCGCACCCGCCGTCTCGAAAAGCTCGACGAGGATCGCGTGATTCATCCGGTGGCCGCCCTTGTAGGAATGATAGGAACCGATGAAGGGCAGACCTGCAAGCGCAAGATCACCGACAGCGTCCAGCATCTTGTGGCGGACGAATTCGTCGTGCCAGCGCGTGCCTTCCGGGTTGAGCACGCGACCGTCGGAAATCGCCACCGAGTTCTCAAGCGACGATCCGAGCGCAAAGCCCATGGACCACAGCTTCTCGACATCCTGCACCGACCCGAAGGTGCGCGCACGCGCAAGCCCGTCACGGAAGGCGTCCGGCGTGAGATCCAGCACGAGGCGCTGGCGTCCGATCACCTCGGCGTCGAAATCAATGGTGACGTCGAACCGGCAGCCGTCGAAGGGACGCAACTCGCACCACGCGTTGCCCTGATCGACACGAACGGTCTTCTTGATGCGCAGGTAGCGACGCGCAGCGGCGAGCTTGCGCATACCCACCTGCTCGATCGCCTCGACGAAGGCCGCCGAGCTGCCATCCATGATGGGCATCTCCGGACCGTCGAGTTCGACGGTCGCATTGTCGACCCCAAGCCCACGCAGGGCCGCCATCAGATGTTCGACGGTGGACACGCCGCCTGCCTTCGGATCGCCGATCACGGTACAAAGGGAGGTGGCGGTCACGGCGCGCCAATGCGCCGGAATTTCGATGTCGCGGCCGGTTTCGGGGTTCTGTGCGGCAAAAACGATGCCGGTGCCGGCGTCCGCCGGATGAAGCGTGACCGCGGCCGGATCGCCTGAATGGACGCCAATGCCCCTCAAGGATACGGAGCCGGCGAGTGTGGTTTGCCGGTCTGAGCCTCTTTTCATCAGTCGATCACCCTGTTTGCGAACCCCGGTAGCGACGATCTGGAAGGGCATCGGCAAATCGGCGCGAATCGACGCATTCACCGCGCGACCCCCTTGATCGCAGGTGCAACATACAAGCAGGAGCGGTGGGGTCTAAATAAAGCTTTGTTACGGTATGTAACGAAGTCTTAAATTTTAGAACACTGATTCAAAAAGGGTTTTCATCAAAAAAGAAACGGACGATCCGGTGAGGGGCCGGATCGTCCGCAATGCGAGGAAGTGTCGAGAGGCTCCCGGGATCAGTTCGCCTGACGGCGAAGGAACGCCGGGATCTCCAACTGGTCGTCCTCGGACATGGTCCGCGGCTGCGGCGCGCTGCGACCGGTCAGGTCAAGCTGGCCGGCTGCCCCCTGCTGGGCCGGACGCGGGGCGGCCGGGCGCGGAGCTGCCGGGCGGACCGCGGCCTGCTGCGGCTGGGCTGCCGGACGCGGGGCCTCCGGGGCCGGAGCCGGACGTTCCGCACGCGGCATCGAAGCCTGTTCGGGTGCATGGGAGTACGCCATGTCTTCATCGTCTTCCTTGCGCGACAGGCCGCTTGCAAGTCGACGCAGCAGGCCCATCGGACGACGCTCGTCACCGTGTTCGTCGTGATCCGCGGCGTCATGGGCGCGCATTTCACGCTGGGCGACGGGCGGAAAGTCCTCGATCGACGGCATCCGTCCCGGCTGTGTCGCCGTTTCCGCGACCGGCGGAATATACGGCTGGACGGCCGGCTGCTCGGCAACGCTTCGCGCCTGCGGGTCGGCATCGAAATCGTCGACAGGGGCAGCCTTGTCCATCATGTCCGGGGCCGGGGAAAACGGTGCAATCTCGACGTCGGGATCGGTCGAGGACTTCACCGGCTCCGGGATTTCCAGTTCCTGCTCGAGCCGTTGAACGGCAGCAGCGCGCACGGGCGCCGCCGGACGCGGCTGCGGCGCGGTGGCCTTGGCCTGCGATACATCGGCCTTGGGCTGATCGGCAGGGTCGGAAATGGTTTTCAACCGCTCGGTCAATTCCGCCATGCGCGCCTCGGCCGGAGAGACGTCCTCGCGCAGCTCCTTGTCGATGCCGGTCGCCACGACGGAGACACGGATGATGCCGTCGAGGCTCTCGTCGAAGGTTGCGCCCAGTATGATGTTGGCGTCGGAATCGATCTCTTCGCGAATGCGGGTGGCCGCCTCGTCCAGTTCGAACAACGTCAGATCGTTGCCGCCAGTGATCGAGATCAGCAGACCGCGCGCACCCTTCATCGAGGTCTCGTCGAGGAGCGGGTTGGCAATCGCCGCTTCCGCCGCCTGCATGGCGCGCTTGTCGCCCGAGGCCTCGCCGGTGCCCATCATCGCCTTGCCCATGCCGCGCATGATCGACCGCACATCGGCAAAGTCGAGATTGATGAGGCCTTCCTTGACCATAAGGTCGGTGATGCAGGCAACGCCCGAGTAGAGCACCTGATCGGCCATCGCGAAGGCATCCGCGAAGGTCGTCTGCGCATTGGCGATACGAAACAGGTTCTGGTTGGGAATGACGATCAGCGTGTCGACCGCCTTCTGCAATTCCAGGATGCCGGCTTCAGCGATGCGCATGCGGCGCACGCCCTCGAACTGGAACGGCTTGGTCACGACGCCGACAGTGAGTATTCCCATCTCGCGCGCCGCGCGGGCGATGACGGGGGCTGCCCCCGTGCCCGTACCGCCGCCCATCCCGGCAGTGATGAAGACCATATGCGACCCCGAGAGGTGGTCGTTGATTTCGTCGATCACTTCTTCGGCGGCGGCAGCGCCGACGTCCGGCTGCGATCCGGCGCCCAGCCCTTCCGTCACGGCGACGCCCATCTGGACGACCCGGTCGGAATGGTTGCTGGCAAGCGCCTGGGCATCGGTGTTTGCGACGACAAAATCGCAGCCCTGCAGGCCGGCCTGGATCATGTTGTTGACAGCATTGCCGCCGGCTCCGCCGACGCCGAACACCGTAATTCTTGGCTTCAGTTCCTGAAGGTCAGGCATTTGCAAATTGATGGTCATGGCTTCCTCGCGACCCTTGGATGCCCGTTCTGGACATCCGCCTCATTCCTCGTTTCCCTCAAATCACGCCGGTGAACCGGCGCCTCTCCGAGGCGGTTTCCCGCCTCAGAAACTCTCGCGTAACCAGTTGCCGACCCGCGCCAGCGCGCCGGAACCGAGATTCCAGCGTCCCCGCAGGTTGCGCGGCTCGAACTGTTCGACCTGCGCCACCTGGGGATAGATCAGCAACCCGACGGCCGCCGCGAACGCCGGCCCCTTCGCGGCTTCCGGCAGCCCGGCGATCCCGAGCGGCCGGCCGAGCCGAACCTGACGACCCAGCACCCGGCGGGCCACATCGCCGAGGCCCGTGAGCTGGCTGGCACCGCCCGTCAGAACGATGCGCTTGCCCACCCGTCCGGCAAAGCCGGAGGCCGTGAGACGATCGCGCACCAGTTCCAGAATTTCCTCCACACGCGGCAGGATCACCCGCGTCACCGTGGACCGCGGCACCTGGATCGGCAGGTCGCTGTCGGCATCCACCGGCGGCACCGAGATGAAATCCCGGTCGTCGGAATGGCTCGGCAATGCCGAGCCCTGCAACGTCTTGATCCGTTCCGCGTCCGCAAGACGCGTCGAAAGCGCCCGCGCGATATCCATCGTCACGTGATGCCCGCCAACCGCGATCGCATCGAGATGCACCATCTGCCCCTCGACGAAGACCGAAAGGGTCGTCGTGCCCCCACCCATGTCGACGCAGGCAACGCCCAGCTCCGTCTCGTCCTCGACCAAAGTGGACAGGCCGCTCGCATAGGGCGTCGCGACCATGGTCTCCACCGCGAGGTGACCGCGGTTGATGCAAAGCTCCAGATTGCGCACCGGCGCAATTTCCGCAGTCGCGACCTGCATGTCGACACCAAGCCGGCGCCCCATCATGCCGCGCGGATCGCGCATGCCGCGATTGCCGTCGAGCGTGTAGGAGATCGGCAGCGCATGCATCACCGCCCGGTCATCGGCGACCGTATGCGCGCTTCCCGCGGACAACACGCGCTGGATGTCCGCCTCGCAGACCGAGTCACCGGCAAGGCCGACGCTTGCAGTAATGATCTCGGACCCGAGCCGGCCGCAGGTGACATTGGTGATCAGCGATTCCACCGTCAGGCCGGCCATTCTCTCCGCCGCATCGACCGACAACCGGATGGCCTGTTCGGCGGCGTCCATATCCACCACCACGCCGCTCTTCAGACCGCGCGAACGCTGATAGCCGTAGCCCAGAACCTCGATGGAATGGGACCGGCCGGGCAGGACGCCATCGTCCCCGCGCGGCGTCAGTTTGGCGATCAGGCAGCACACCTTGGTCGAACCGATGTCGAGCACGGAAACGACGACCGCTCGCCGGGACGGGAGCGGGCGCATGCGTGGCAGATAGATGGGGGCGCTGCGCCGGTTCATGTGTCGGCCCCCCGGCGTCGCTGATTGCCGGTATCCGGCGTGCCGGCCTTGCGCCGCAGCGCCGCGGCATCGGTGAGCCGCACCACCACGCGATCGGCAAGACGCAGATCGATCATTGCAATGTCGCGCGCCAGAAGGCCGTTCTCCGCGTCCATCGTCACGACGTCGGCCAGCGCCTGGTGGACACCTTCTTCCGGCAGCCGCAAGGTGATGCCGTTTTCCAAAAGGAGGTCCCAGCGGCGATCGGAAACGAGCCGGGCGGCCCGCACGCGTACACGCAGCTCCGGAACGGCATCGAGCGCACCGAGCACTTCGCCGCCCCGGTACTGGGCGCCGTGACCGATCAGCATCAACAAGTTGGCATAGCGCCCGTCGACATCGTCACTG of Stappia sp. ES.058 contains these proteins:
- a CDS encoding outer membrane protein assembly factor BamD, with product MRRSIAAALAVASLSLAACSSTGSDDDFATNDTPAEVLYNEGLALRNEGRLSDARVKFEEVDKLHPYSEYSRKALINLAYLNYSSGKFTEAITAAKRFTTLYPGSDDSAYALYIIGQSYHKQIPDVTRDQEMTQRAMAAYGELVQRYPDSEYAEDARTKIRISRDQMAGKEMEVGRYYLKRGHQIAAINRFKVVVTDYQTTRHIEEALFRLTESYYALGVINEAQTAAAVLGHNFPDSQWYRDAYSLLKTGGYSPEADSGSWISRAFGGISL
- the lpxC gene encoding UDP-3-O-acyl-N-acetylglucosamine deacetylase produces the protein MKRGSDRQTTLAGSVSLRGIGVHSGDPAAVTLHPADAGTGIVFAAQNPETGRDIEIPAHWRAVTATSLCTVIGDPKAGGVSTVEHLMAALRGLGVDNATVELDGPEMPIMDGSSAAFVEAIEQVGMRKLAAARRYLRIKKTVRVDQGNAWCELRPFDGCRFDVTIDFDAEVIGRQRLVLDLTPDAFRDGLARARTFGSVQDVEKLWSMGFALGSSLENSVAISDGRVLNPEGTRWHDEFVRHKMLDAVGDLALAGLPFIGSYHSYKGGHRMNHAILVELFETAGADAFEIVEGRFDREPALVSGGELRPLMAVGQSAS
- the ftsZ gene encoding cell division protein FtsZ; amino-acid sequence: MTINLQMPDLQELKPRITVFGVGGAGGNAVNNMIQAGLQGCDFVVANTDAQALASNHSDRVVQMGVAVTEGLGAGSQPDVGAAAAEEVIDEINDHLSGSHMVFITAGMGGGTGTGAAPVIARAAREMGILTVGVVTKPFQFEGVRRMRIAEAGILELQKAVDTLIVIPNQNLFRIANAQTTFADAFAMADQVLYSGVACITDLMVKEGLINLDFADVRSIMRGMGKAMMGTGEASGDKRAMQAAEAAIANPLLDETSMKGARGLLISITGGNDLTLFELDEAATRIREEIDSDANIILGATFDESLDGIIRVSVVATGIDKELREDVSPAEARMAELTERLKTISDPADQPKADVSQAKATAPQPRPAAPVRAAAVQRLEQELEIPEPVKSSTDPDVEIAPFSPAPDMMDKAAPVDDFDADPQARSVAEQPAVQPYIPPVAETATQPGRMPSIEDFPPVAQREMRAHDAADHDEHGDERRPMGLLRRLASGLSRKEDDEDMAYSHAPEQASMPRAERPAPAPEAPRPAAQPQQAAVRPAAPRPAAPRPAQQGAAGQLDLTGRSAPQPRTMSEDDQLEIPAFLRRQAN
- the recN gene encoding DNA repair protein RecN — its product is MLAALAIRDIVLIDRLDLTFGTGMSVLTGETGAGKSILLDSLSLALGGRGDAGLVRHGQAQGQVTAAFDVPMAHPVRRILLSHDLEADGDVILRRVQAQDGRSRAFINDAPVSVSLLRQVGGQLVEIHGQNEARAYIDPAEHRRLLDSFAECSAEVAGVSEAFSVMRKADKALKDQEERIEAARREADYLRAAAAELATLDPRDGEEEELAARRQSMMQVEKIAGDLGEAFDLLNGNASPIGEIASLWRRLERKVEQVPDLLTAPTANLAEALDRLEDARAGLEASLRETEFDPRTLETTEERLFALRAASRKYQVPVEELPGVRARFDADLAALDAGEEALAGLADAARAALTVYDERAAALSEKRKAAAAGLEAAVGAELPDLKLDRARFIVNLESSPVERTRDGIDQIEFWVQTNPGTRPGPMMKVASGGELSRFLLALKVSLADKGSAPTLVFDEIDTGVGGAVAEAIGNRLARLAGNVQVLTVTHAPQVAARAGGHFLIMKEDTDEERVATRVRRIDVEHRREEIARMLAGATITDEARAAADRLLADAPAHS
- the ftsA gene encoding cell division protein FtsA, with protein sequence MNRRSAPIYLPRMRPLPSRRAVVVSVLDIGSTKVCCLIAKLTPRGDDGVLPGRSHSIEVLGYGYQRSRGLKSGVVVDMDAAEQAIRLSVDAAERMAGLTVESLITNVTCGRLGSEIITASVGLAGDSVCEADIQRVLSAGSAHTVADDRAVMHALPISYTLDGNRGMRDPRGMMGRRLGVDMQVATAEIAPVRNLELCINRGHLAVETMVATPYASGLSTLVEDETELGVACVDMGGGTTTLSVFVEGQMVHLDAIAVGGHHVTMDIARALSTRLADAERIKTLQGSALPSHSDDRDFISVPPVDADSDLPIQVPRSTVTRVILPRVEEILELVRDRLTASGFAGRVGKRIVLTGGASQLTGLGDVARRVLGRQVRLGRPLGIAGLPEAAKGPAFAAAVGLLIYPQVAQVEQFEPRNLRGRWNLGSGALARVGNWLRESF